The Bacillus sp. Marseille-Q1617 genome has a segment encoding these proteins:
- a CDS encoding aspartyl-phosphate phosphatase Spo0E family protein, protein MGQYLKKKWLLVKINQKRAEMISLGGRLGLGAKETIDCSQQLDQLLNQYQQCDKSIYTITIQEVPYELSQVIKNLLKKTAS, encoded by the coding sequence ATGGGTCAATATCTTAAAAAGAAATGGTTACTAGTAAAAATCAATCAAAAGCGTGCTGAAATGATCTCCCTTGGAGGAAGGTTGGGGTTGGGAGCAAAGGAAACCATTGATTGCAGTCAGCAATTAGATCAATTATTGAATCAATATCAGCAATGTGATAAAAGCATTTATACTATTACTATTCAAGAAGTACCATACGAATTGAGTCAGGTAATAAAAAATTTACTAAAAAAGACAGCTTCTTAA
- a CDS encoding MarR family winged helix-turn-helix transcriptional regulator, whose protein sequence is MNENQGTKQSLKLFIVLSRAFKALNEEINKNIQENGLNPTEFAVLELLYHKGDQPLQQIGGKILLASGSITYVVDKLEQKGYLKRVACPKDRRVTYAQISEPGRSLIDKIFPNHEDRIHELMSSLSPEEKKDAIELLKKLGLSIKNLSY, encoded by the coding sequence ATGAATGAAAACCAGGGTACAAAACAATCATTGAAGCTGTTTATTGTTCTTTCCCGTGCATTTAAAGCATTGAACGAAGAAATTAACAAGAATATACAAGAAAACGGTTTGAACCCCACGGAATTTGCTGTATTGGAGCTCCTCTATCATAAAGGGGACCAGCCTCTTCAGCAAATCGGCGGTAAGATTTTATTAGCTTCCGGCAGCATCACGTACGTGGTGGATAAACTGGAGCAAAAAGGCTACCTTAAGCGTGTAGCCTGCCCTAAAGATCGACGGGTGACCTATGCGCAAATTTCCGAACCGGGCAGAAGCCTGATTGACAAGATCTTTCCTAACCATGAAGACAGGATCCATGAATTGATGTCATCTCTTTCACCTGAAGAAAAGAAAGACGCAATAGAGCTGCTGAAAAAACTGGGACTATCCATCAAAAACTTATCGTATTGA